A single genomic interval of Lathyrus oleraceus cultivar Zhongwan6 chromosome 7, CAAS_Psat_ZW6_1.0, whole genome shotgun sequence harbors:
- the LOC127107740 gene encoding F-box/kelch-repeat protein At3g06240 isoform X1 encodes MEVSKKKVRNYLPSDVSFDILSKLSVKALKRFTCVCKIWANLFENPQFINMYRINLFSSKYNDCHNSHLLLKQTPNYGEFDDNDNIFLFSGETFDNKVKLNWPRPFEVYRECIFIIGSIVNGILCLCQGNGLGDPSSFNTKVVLWNPSTEEFKLIPCGSFKSTFLKAFPTNTVFEDLRDITICVNIHGFGYDPITDDYKLIRFFYSIDNIKFGHDPNNCINDETLWQIYSLKSNCWRDLQVKMPTNFLNEYWQNTGDSMYFNGMCHWWGYEDYHKEEVLVSFNFSDEVFITTHTNPNYCGFVKHVMVLKDCISMIEYNNFFNLYISVLGEIGVSESWTRLFRIGPLQDFIKPIGVGKNGDIFFNRGGNIERFNLNTCMIEDIGFKGKIQSCQMVIYDNSILPIG; translated from the coding sequence ATGGAAGTCTCAAAAAAGAAGGTTAGAAATTATTTACCTAGTGATGTTTCTTTTGATATTTTATCTAAATTGTCTGTGAAAGCTTTGAAGCGGTTTACTTGTGTATGCAAGATTTGGGCTAATTTATTTGAAAATCCCCAATTTATCAACATGTATCGCATAAACTTATTCTCATCTAAATACAATGATTGTCATAATTCCCACCTGCTCCTAAAGCAGACTCCTAATTATGGGGAATTTGATGACAATgataatatatttttattttctggTGAAACATTTGATAATAAAGTCAAGTTAAATTGGCCGCGTCCATTTGAAGTGTATCGAGAATGTATTTTTATTATTGGTTCTATAGTTAATGGCATACTATGTCTATGTCAAGGCAATGGACTGGGAGACCCTAGCTCGTTTAACACAAAAGTAGTATTGTGGAACCCGTCCACAGAGGAATTTAAGCTCATTCCTTGTGGTTCTTTTAAAAGTACATTTCTTAAAGCATTTCCAACCAATACTGTGTTTGAAGATCTACGGGATATTACTATCTGTGTTAACATTCATGGTTTTGGTTATGACCCTATCACAGATGACTACAAGTTGATTCGATTTTTTTATTCTATTGACAATATTAAGTTTGGGCATGATCCAAATAATTGTATAAATGATGAGACCTTATGGCAGATATATAGTCTAAAAAGTAACTGTTGGAGGGATCTTCAAGTCAAAATGCCAACTAATTTTTTGAATGAATATTGGCAAAACACAGGTGATTCAATGTACTTTAATGGGATGTGTCATTGGTGGGGCTATGAAGATTATCACAAAGAAGAGGTGTTAGTATCATTTAACTTTAGTGATGAAGTCTTTATTACAACACACACCAACCCTAATTATTGTGGATTTGTTAAACACGTGATGGTGTTAAAAGATTGCATTTCTATGATCGAATATAATAACTTTTTTAATCTTTATATATCAGTTTTGGGTGAGATTGGTGTGTCAGAATCATGGACGAGACTTTTTAGAATTGGACCCCTACAAGATTTTATAAAACCTATTGGAGTTGGAAAGAATGGTGATATATTCTTCAATAGAGGTGGAAATATTGAAAGGTTTAATTTAAATAcatgtatgattgaagatattGGTTTTAAAGGAAAGATTCAAAGTTGTCAAATGGTTATTTATGACAATAGTATTCTTCCTATCGGTTGA
- the LOC127107740 gene encoding putative F-box protein At3g16210 isoform X2 produces the protein MEVSKKKVRNYLPSDVSFDILSKLSVKALKRFTCVCKIWANLFENPQFINMYRINLFSSKYNDCHNSHLLLKQTPNYGEFDDNDNIFLFSGETFDNKVKLNWPRPFEVYRECIFIIGSIVNGILCLCQGNGLGDPSSFNTKVVLWNPSTEEFKLIPCGSFKSTFLKAFPTNTVFEDLRDITICVNIHGFGYDPITDDYKLIRFFYSIDNIKFGHDPNNCINDETLWQIYSLKSNCWRDLQVKMPTNFLNEYWQNTGDSMYFNGMCHWWGYEDYHKEEFWVRLVCQNHGRDFLELDPYKIL, from the exons ATGGAAGTCTCAAAAAAGAAGGTTAGAAATTATTTACCTAGTGATGTTTCTTTTGATATTTTATCTAAATTGTCTGTGAAAGCTTTGAAGCGGTTTACTTGTGTATGCAAGATTTGGGCTAATTTATTTGAAAATCCCCAATTTATCAACATGTATCGCATAAACTTATTCTCATCTAAATACAATGATTGTCATAATTCCCACCTGCTCCTAAAGCAGACTCCTAATTATGGGGAATTTGATGACAATgataatatatttttattttctggTGAAACATTTGATAATAAAGTCAAGTTAAATTGGCCGCGTCCATTTGAAGTGTATCGAGAATGTATTTTTATTATTGGTTCTATAGTTAATGGCATACTATGTCTATGTCAAGGCAATGGACTGGGAGACCCTAGCTCGTTTAACACAAAAGTAGTATTGTGGAACCCGTCCACAGAGGAATTTAAGCTCATTCCTTGTGGTTCTTTTAAAAGTACATTTCTTAAAGCATTTCCAACCAATACTGTGTTTGAAGATCTACGGGATATTACTATCTGTGTTAACATTCATGGTTTTGGTTATGACCCTATCACAGATGACTACAAGTTGATTCGATTTTTTTATTCTATTGACAATATTAAGTTTGGGCATGATCCAAATAATTGTATAAATGATGAGACCTTATGGCAGATATATAGTCTAAAAAGTAACTGTTGGAGGGATCTTCAAGTCAAAATGCCAACTAATTTTTTGAATGAATATTGGCAAAACACAGGTGATTCAATGTACTTTAATGGGATGTGTCATTGGTGGGGCTATGAAGATTATCACAAAGAAGAG TTTTGGGTGAGATTGGTGTGTCAGAATCATGGACGAGACTTTTTAGAATTGGACCCCTACAAGATTTTATAA
- the LOC127107742 gene encoding uncharacterized protein LOC127107742, translated as MKQVVGMVVSNKMQKSVVVAVDRLFHHTVFNRYVKRTSKFMAHDENNLCNIGDRVRLDSSRPLSKRKHWVVAEILKKARIYVPPSAPVSENVSSGGPTSTS; from the exons ATGAAGCAAGTAGTAGGAATGGTGGTTTCGAATAAAATGCAGAAGTCGGTTGTGGTGGCAGTGGATAGATTATTTCACCACACGGTGTTCAACAGATATGTTAAGCGCACTTCAAAGTTCATGGCTCACGACGAGAACAATCTTTGTAATATCGGTGACAGG GTTCGATTGGATTCTTCTAGGCCTTTGAGCAAGCGTAAACATTGGGTGGTTGCTGAAATTCTCAAGAAAGCACGCATATATGTTCCTCCTTCGGCACCGGTGTCTGAGAATGTGAGCTCCGGAGGACCTACATCTACATCATGA